In Gopherus flavomarginatus isolate rGopFla2 chromosome 1, rGopFla2.mat.asm, whole genome shotgun sequence, a single genomic region encodes these proteins:
- the CPSF6 gene encoding cleavage and polyadenylation specificity factor subunit 6 isoform X2 — translation MADGVDHIDIYADVGEEFNQEAEYGGHDQIDLYDDVISPSANNGDAPEDRDYMDSLPPSVGDDVGKGAAPNVVYTYTGKRIALYIGNLTWWTTDEDLTEAVHSLGVNDILEIKFFENRANGQSKGFALVGVGSEASSKKLMDLLPKRELHGQNPVVTPCNKQFLSQFEMQSRKTTQSGQMSGEGKAGPPGGGSRAAFPPNNRGRGRFPGGIPGGDRFPGPAGPGGPPPPFPAGQTPPRPPLGPPGPPGPPGPPPPGQVLPPPLAGPPNRGDRPPPPVLFPGQPFGQPPLGPLPPGPPPPVPGYGPPPGPPPPQQGPPPPPGPFPPRPPGPLGPPLTLAPPPHLPGPPPGAPPPAPHVNPAFFPPPANSGIPTSDSRGPPPTDPYGRPPPYDRGDYGPPGRRFTGNNMSIREQLHIPLYWRHTKNNTQNSGREMDAARTPLSEAEFEEIMNRNRAISSSAISRAVSDASAGDYGSAIETLVTAISLIKQSKVSADDRCKVLISSLQDCLHGIESKSYGSGSRRERSRERDHSRSREKSRRHKSRSRDRHDDYYRERSRERERHRDRDRDRDRERDREREYRHR, via the exons GAAGCTGAATATGGTGGACATGATCAGATAGATTTGTATGATGATGTCATCTCTCCATCTGCAAATAATGGCGATGCCCCAGAGGACCGTGATTATATGGACTCTCTCCCACCATCAGTTGGAGATGACGTAGGTAAAGGAGCAGCACCAAATGTTGTCTATACGTATACTGGAAAGAGAATTGCATTGTACATTGGAAATCTTACTTGG tggACAACAGATGAAGACTTAACTGAAGCAGTGCATTCACTGGGAGTAAATGATATTTTGGAGATAAAATTTTTTGAAAACCGTGCTAATGGCCAGTCAAAGGG gtTTGCTCTTGTAGGTGTGGGATCTGAAGCATCCTCCAAAAAGTTGATGGATCTCTTGCCTAAAAGAGAATTGCATGGGCAAAATCCTGTTGTGACGCCATGCAATAAGCAGTTCTTGAGTCAGTTTGAAATGCAGTCAAGGAAAA CTACACAGTCAGGCCAGATGTCTGGAGAAGGTAAAGCTGGTCCTCCAGGAGGTGGCTCACGTGCAGCGTTTCCACCAAATAACAGAGGACGAGGCCGTTTTCCAGGTGGCATTCCAGGTGGGGACAGATTCCCTGGACCTGCAGGACCAGGAGGACCACCGCCTCCTTTTCCAG ctggACAAACTCCACCACGTCCACCTCTAGGTCCTCCTGGTCCACCAGGCCCACCAGGTCCTCCACCTCCTGGTCAAGTTCTTCCACCTCCATTAGCTGGGCCTCCTAATCGTGGTGACCGTCCACCACCACCAGTTCTGTTTCCTGGACAACCCTTTGGTCAGCCTCCACTGGGTCCACTTCCTCCTGGTCCCCCACCTCCAGTTCCAGGCTATGGCCCCCCTCCAggtccaccaccaccacagcaaggTCCACCTCCGCCTCCCGGCCCTTTTCCCCCTCGTCCACCTGGTCCGCTTGGGCCTCCCCTGACACTTGCTCCTCCTCCACATCTTCCTGGGCCacctccaggtgctcccccacctGCTCCACACGTGAATCCAGCTTTCTTCCCCCCACCAGCCAATAGTGGCATACCTACTTCAGACAGTCGTGGTCCACCACCAACAGATCCATATGGCCGACCTCCGCCTTATGACAGGGGTGACTATGGTCCACCTGGCAG GCGTTTCACTGGAAATAACATGTCCATAAGAGAACAATTACATATTCCATTGTATTGGAGGCATACGAAAAATAATACTCAAAACTCAGGGAG AGAAATGGATGCTGCAAGAACACCTTTAAGTGAAGCAGAGTTTGAAGAAATCATGAATAGAAATAGGGCTATCTCAAGCAGTGCCATTTCAAGAGCTGTGTCAGATGCCAGTGCTG GGGACTATGGAAGTGCTATAGAGACCTTAGTAACTGCTATTTCCTTAATTAAACAATCCAAAGTATCTGCTGATGATCGTTGTAAAGTACTTATTAGCTCTCTGCAGGATTGCCTTCATGGAATTGAGTCTAAGTCTTATGGTTCTGGATCAAG ACGTGAACGGTCAAGAGAGAGGGACCACAGCAGGTCAAGAGAAAAAAGCAGACGTCACAAGTCCCGTAGCAGAGATCGCCATGATGACTATTACCGGGAAAGAAGCCGTGAACGAGAGAGACATCGTGATCGTGACAGAGATCGTGATAGAGAACGTGACAGAGAACGAGAGTATCGCCATCGTTAG
- the CPSF6 gene encoding cleavage and polyadenylation specificity factor subunit 6 isoform X3 gives MADGVDHIDIYADVGEEFNQEAEYGGHDQIDLYDDVISPSANNGDAPEDRDYMDSLPPSVGDDVGKGAAPNVVYTYTGKRIALYIGNLTWWTTDEDLTEAVHSLGVNDILEIKFFENRANGQSKGFALVGVGSEASSKKLMDLLPKRELHGQNPVVTPCNKQFLSQFEMQSRKTTQSGQMSGEGKAGPPGGGSRAAFPPNNRGRGRFPGGIPGGDRFPGPAGPGGPPPPFPAGQTPPRPPLGPPGPPGPPGPPPPGQVLPPPLAGPPNRGDRPPPPVLFPGQPFGQPPLGPLPPGPPPPVPGYGPPPGPPPPQQGPPPPPGPFPPRPPGPLGPPLTLAPPPHLPGPPPGAPPPAPHVNPAFFPPPANSGIPTSDSRGPPPTDPYGRPPPYDRGDYGPPGREMDAARTPLSEAEFEEIMNRNRAISSSAISRAVSDASAGDYGSAIETLVTAISLIKQSKVSADDRCKVLISSLQDCLHGIESKSYGSGSRRRERSRERDHSRSREKSRRHKSRSRDRHDDYYRERSRERERHRDRDRDRDRERDREREYRHR, from the exons GAAGCTGAATATGGTGGACATGATCAGATAGATTTGTATGATGATGTCATCTCTCCATCTGCAAATAATGGCGATGCCCCAGAGGACCGTGATTATATGGACTCTCTCCCACCATCAGTTGGAGATGACGTAGGTAAAGGAGCAGCACCAAATGTTGTCTATACGTATACTGGAAAGAGAATTGCATTGTACATTGGAAATCTTACTTGG tggACAACAGATGAAGACTTAACTGAAGCAGTGCATTCACTGGGAGTAAATGATATTTTGGAGATAAAATTTTTTGAAAACCGTGCTAATGGCCAGTCAAAGGG gtTTGCTCTTGTAGGTGTGGGATCTGAAGCATCCTCCAAAAAGTTGATGGATCTCTTGCCTAAAAGAGAATTGCATGGGCAAAATCCTGTTGTGACGCCATGCAATAAGCAGTTCTTGAGTCAGTTTGAAATGCAGTCAAGGAAAA CTACACAGTCAGGCCAGATGTCTGGAGAAGGTAAAGCTGGTCCTCCAGGAGGTGGCTCACGTGCAGCGTTTCCACCAAATAACAGAGGACGAGGCCGTTTTCCAGGTGGCATTCCAGGTGGGGACAGATTCCCTGGACCTGCAGGACCAGGAGGACCACCGCCTCCTTTTCCAG ctggACAAACTCCACCACGTCCACCTCTAGGTCCTCCTGGTCCACCAGGCCCACCAGGTCCTCCACCTCCTGGTCAAGTTCTTCCACCTCCATTAGCTGGGCCTCCTAATCGTGGTGACCGTCCACCACCACCAGTTCTGTTTCCTGGACAACCCTTTGGTCAGCCTCCACTGGGTCCACTTCCTCCTGGTCCCCCACCTCCAGTTCCAGGCTATGGCCCCCCTCCAggtccaccaccaccacagcaaggTCCACCTCCGCCTCCCGGCCCTTTTCCCCCTCGTCCACCTGGTCCGCTTGGGCCTCCCCTGACACTTGCTCCTCCTCCACATCTTCCTGGGCCacctccaggtgctcccccacctGCTCCACACGTGAATCCAGCTTTCTTCCCCCCACCAGCCAATAGTGGCATACCTACTTCAGACAGTCGTGGTCCACCACCAACAGATCCATATGGCCGACCTCCGCCTTATGACAGGGGTGACTATGGTCCACCTGGCAG AGAAATGGATGCTGCAAGAACACCTTTAAGTGAAGCAGAGTTTGAAGAAATCATGAATAGAAATAGGGCTATCTCAAGCAGTGCCATTTCAAGAGCTGTGTCAGATGCCAGTGCTG GGGACTATGGAAGTGCTATAGAGACCTTAGTAACTGCTATTTCCTTAATTAAACAATCCAAAGTATCTGCTGATGATCGTTGTAAAGTACTTATTAGCTCTCTGCAGGATTGCCTTCATGGAATTGAGTCTAAGTCTTATGGTTCTGGATCAAG AAGACGTGAACGGTCAAGAGAGAGGGACCACAGCAGGTCAAGAGAAAAAAGCAGACGTCACAAGTCCCGTAGCAGAGATCGCCATGATGACTATTACCGGGAAAGAAGCCGTGAACGAGAGAGACATCGTGATCGTGACAGAGATCGTGATAGAGAACGTGACAGAGAACGAGAGTATCGCCATCGTTAG
- the CPSF6 gene encoding cleavage and polyadenylation specificity factor subunit 6 isoform X1, whose protein sequence is MADGVDHIDIYADVGEEFNQEAEYGGHDQIDLYDDVISPSANNGDAPEDRDYMDSLPPSVGDDVGKGAAPNVVYTYTGKRIALYIGNLTWWTTDEDLTEAVHSLGVNDILEIKFFENRANGQSKGFALVGVGSEASSKKLMDLLPKRELHGQNPVVTPCNKQFLSQFEMQSRKTTQSGQMSGEGKAGPPGGGSRAAFPPNNRGRGRFPGGIPGGDRFPGPAGPGGPPPPFPAGQTPPRPPLGPPGPPGPPGPPPPGQVLPPPLAGPPNRGDRPPPPVLFPGQPFGQPPLGPLPPGPPPPVPGYGPPPGPPPPQQGPPPPPGPFPPRPPGPLGPPLTLAPPPHLPGPPPGAPPPAPHVNPAFFPPPANSGIPTSDSRGPPPTDPYGRPPPYDRGDYGPPGRRFTGNNMSIREQLHIPLYWRHTKNNTQNSGREMDAARTPLSEAEFEEIMNRNRAISSSAISRAVSDASAGDYGSAIETLVTAISLIKQSKVSADDRCKVLISSLQDCLHGIESKSYGSGSRRRERSRERDHSRSREKSRRHKSRSRDRHDDYYRERSRERERHRDRDRDRDRERDREREYRHR, encoded by the exons GAAGCTGAATATGGTGGACATGATCAGATAGATTTGTATGATGATGTCATCTCTCCATCTGCAAATAATGGCGATGCCCCAGAGGACCGTGATTATATGGACTCTCTCCCACCATCAGTTGGAGATGACGTAGGTAAAGGAGCAGCACCAAATGTTGTCTATACGTATACTGGAAAGAGAATTGCATTGTACATTGGAAATCTTACTTGG tggACAACAGATGAAGACTTAACTGAAGCAGTGCATTCACTGGGAGTAAATGATATTTTGGAGATAAAATTTTTTGAAAACCGTGCTAATGGCCAGTCAAAGGG gtTTGCTCTTGTAGGTGTGGGATCTGAAGCATCCTCCAAAAAGTTGATGGATCTCTTGCCTAAAAGAGAATTGCATGGGCAAAATCCTGTTGTGACGCCATGCAATAAGCAGTTCTTGAGTCAGTTTGAAATGCAGTCAAGGAAAA CTACACAGTCAGGCCAGATGTCTGGAGAAGGTAAAGCTGGTCCTCCAGGAGGTGGCTCACGTGCAGCGTTTCCACCAAATAACAGAGGACGAGGCCGTTTTCCAGGTGGCATTCCAGGTGGGGACAGATTCCCTGGACCTGCAGGACCAGGAGGACCACCGCCTCCTTTTCCAG ctggACAAACTCCACCACGTCCACCTCTAGGTCCTCCTGGTCCACCAGGCCCACCAGGTCCTCCACCTCCTGGTCAAGTTCTTCCACCTCCATTAGCTGGGCCTCCTAATCGTGGTGACCGTCCACCACCACCAGTTCTGTTTCCTGGACAACCCTTTGGTCAGCCTCCACTGGGTCCACTTCCTCCTGGTCCCCCACCTCCAGTTCCAGGCTATGGCCCCCCTCCAggtccaccaccaccacagcaaggTCCACCTCCGCCTCCCGGCCCTTTTCCCCCTCGTCCACCTGGTCCGCTTGGGCCTCCCCTGACACTTGCTCCTCCTCCACATCTTCCTGGGCCacctccaggtgctcccccacctGCTCCACACGTGAATCCAGCTTTCTTCCCCCCACCAGCCAATAGTGGCATACCTACTTCAGACAGTCGTGGTCCACCACCAACAGATCCATATGGCCGACCTCCGCCTTATGACAGGGGTGACTATGGTCCACCTGGCAG GCGTTTCACTGGAAATAACATGTCCATAAGAGAACAATTACATATTCCATTGTATTGGAGGCATACGAAAAATAATACTCAAAACTCAGGGAG AGAAATGGATGCTGCAAGAACACCTTTAAGTGAAGCAGAGTTTGAAGAAATCATGAATAGAAATAGGGCTATCTCAAGCAGTGCCATTTCAAGAGCTGTGTCAGATGCCAGTGCTG GGGACTATGGAAGTGCTATAGAGACCTTAGTAACTGCTATTTCCTTAATTAAACAATCCAAAGTATCTGCTGATGATCGTTGTAAAGTACTTATTAGCTCTCTGCAGGATTGCCTTCATGGAATTGAGTCTAAGTCTTATGGTTCTGGATCAAG AAGACGTGAACGGTCAAGAGAGAGGGACCACAGCAGGTCAAGAGAAAAAAGCAGACGTCACAAGTCCCGTAGCAGAGATCGCCATGATGACTATTACCGGGAAAGAAGCCGTGAACGAGAGAGACATCGTGATCGTGACAGAGATCGTGATAGAGAACGTGACAGAGAACGAGAGTATCGCCATCGTTAG
- the CPSF6 gene encoding cleavage and polyadenylation specificity factor subunit 6 isoform X4 has protein sequence MADGVDHIDIYADVGEEFNQEAEYGGHDQIDLYDDVISPSANNGDAPEDRDYMDSLPPSVGDDVGKGAAPNVVYTYTGKRIALYIGNLTWWTTDEDLTEAVHSLGVNDILEIKFFENRANGQSKGFALVGVGSEASSKKLMDLLPKRELHGQNPVVTPCNKQFLSQFEMQSRKTTQSGQMSGEGKAGPPGGGSRAAFPPNNRGRGRFPGGIPGGDRFPGPAGPGGPPPPFPAGQTPPRPPLGPPGPPGPPGPPPPGQVLPPPLAGPPNRGDRPPPPVLFPGQPFGQPPLGPLPPGPPPPVPGYGPPPGPPPPQQGPPPPPGPFPPRPPGPLGPPLTLAPPPHLPGPPPGAPPPAPHVNPAFFPPPANSGIPTSDSRGPPPTDPYGRPPPYDRGDYGPPGREMDAARTPLSEAEFEEIMNRNRAISSSAISRAVSDASAGDYGSAIETLVTAISLIKQSKVSADDRCKVLISSLQDCLHGIESKSYGSGSRRERSRERDHSRSREKSRRHKSRSRDRHDDYYRERSRERERHRDRDRDRDRERDREREYRHR, from the exons GAAGCTGAATATGGTGGACATGATCAGATAGATTTGTATGATGATGTCATCTCTCCATCTGCAAATAATGGCGATGCCCCAGAGGACCGTGATTATATGGACTCTCTCCCACCATCAGTTGGAGATGACGTAGGTAAAGGAGCAGCACCAAATGTTGTCTATACGTATACTGGAAAGAGAATTGCATTGTACATTGGAAATCTTACTTGG tggACAACAGATGAAGACTTAACTGAAGCAGTGCATTCACTGGGAGTAAATGATATTTTGGAGATAAAATTTTTTGAAAACCGTGCTAATGGCCAGTCAAAGGG gtTTGCTCTTGTAGGTGTGGGATCTGAAGCATCCTCCAAAAAGTTGATGGATCTCTTGCCTAAAAGAGAATTGCATGGGCAAAATCCTGTTGTGACGCCATGCAATAAGCAGTTCTTGAGTCAGTTTGAAATGCAGTCAAGGAAAA CTACACAGTCAGGCCAGATGTCTGGAGAAGGTAAAGCTGGTCCTCCAGGAGGTGGCTCACGTGCAGCGTTTCCACCAAATAACAGAGGACGAGGCCGTTTTCCAGGTGGCATTCCAGGTGGGGACAGATTCCCTGGACCTGCAGGACCAGGAGGACCACCGCCTCCTTTTCCAG ctggACAAACTCCACCACGTCCACCTCTAGGTCCTCCTGGTCCACCAGGCCCACCAGGTCCTCCACCTCCTGGTCAAGTTCTTCCACCTCCATTAGCTGGGCCTCCTAATCGTGGTGACCGTCCACCACCACCAGTTCTGTTTCCTGGACAACCCTTTGGTCAGCCTCCACTGGGTCCACTTCCTCCTGGTCCCCCACCTCCAGTTCCAGGCTATGGCCCCCCTCCAggtccaccaccaccacagcaaggTCCACCTCCGCCTCCCGGCCCTTTTCCCCCTCGTCCACCTGGTCCGCTTGGGCCTCCCCTGACACTTGCTCCTCCTCCACATCTTCCTGGGCCacctccaggtgctcccccacctGCTCCACACGTGAATCCAGCTTTCTTCCCCCCACCAGCCAATAGTGGCATACCTACTTCAGACAGTCGTGGTCCACCACCAACAGATCCATATGGCCGACCTCCGCCTTATGACAGGGGTGACTATGGTCCACCTGGCAG AGAAATGGATGCTGCAAGAACACCTTTAAGTGAAGCAGAGTTTGAAGAAATCATGAATAGAAATAGGGCTATCTCAAGCAGTGCCATTTCAAGAGCTGTGTCAGATGCCAGTGCTG GGGACTATGGAAGTGCTATAGAGACCTTAGTAACTGCTATTTCCTTAATTAAACAATCCAAAGTATCTGCTGATGATCGTTGTAAAGTACTTATTAGCTCTCTGCAGGATTGCCTTCATGGAATTGAGTCTAAGTCTTATGGTTCTGGATCAAG ACGTGAACGGTCAAGAGAGAGGGACCACAGCAGGTCAAGAGAAAAAAGCAGACGTCACAAGTCCCGTAGCAGAGATCGCCATGATGACTATTACCGGGAAAGAAGCCGTGAACGAGAGAGACATCGTGATCGTGACAGAGATCGTGATAGAGAACGTGACAGAGAACGAGAGTATCGCCATCGTTAG